A region from the Thermoplasmata archaeon genome encodes:
- a CDS encoding reductase, whose translation MAQKNIAHGKEIRRWCDSCGTLLLGESCSKCGSEGREFEINSPGDIRPCMGDSISLVLSLFRDAFGTAEPLEGKALFFNKVPGEDRTDEIIAQGSVLGILRFDMRSDRIVLEIRQPGADMFASVAKKNVVTFGGMYGHLKGKSVPGENIIEVIGEFKAGDTVILRKGQKIGPGIALADSGSLKGAEKAVKIRDLNAPSDTPVSPKADLKTFVEANKDYIKRISRHAVREIKRFLDEKNQKGLPITVSFSGGKDSLVAYGLASQVSKDIDLMYIDTGLEFPETVNYVKAFALEHGNRLHLAEGKDGFWENVDTFGPPAKDFRWCCKVCKLGPTTEMISNDFPKGTITVEGNRWLESYARSTIGFVTKNPFVPNQINLNPIRSWCAAEVWCYILTFGLEYNPLYDRDFERIGCYLCPSCLSSEWRNTGRIHPDLYGRWEEYLHSYAEDRGLPKEYADIGFWRWKVLPPKMIQLSEEMQISLKPTKAAGPSMRMLKGASSCAAGGYSMEAIVNVQHSRDFSYVEDALRTVGDVKYSSEFEIALLKMPIGRAKLFGGGQVSITAPDAKNSKKVFEKAVKALIRAELCTECGICAKKCPRHAITIKGGMRVDPNRCNSCGRCESSCMVVHYYDKLMESAGEGPSVCRSSVSRS comes from the coding sequence ATGGCCCAGAAGAACATTGCCCACGGAAAGGAGATCCGCAGATGGTGCGACAGCTGCGGCACGCTCTTGCTGGGGGAGTCTTGTTCCAAATGCGGTTCTGAGGGCAGGGAGTTCGAGATCAACAGCCCCGGGGACATCAGGCCGTGCATGGGTGACAGTATATCGCTGGTCCTTTCGCTTTTCAGGGACGCATTCGGAACGGCGGAGCCACTTGAAGGCAAGGCTCTGTTCTTCAACAAGGTCCCAGGAGAGGACCGCACCGATGAGATAATCGCTCAGGGATCGGTACTGGGCATACTCAGGTTTGACATGAGGTCAGACCGTATAGTTCTGGAGATAAGGCAGCCTGGAGCGGATATGTTTGCTTCCGTGGCGAAGAAGAACGTGGTGACGTTCGGTGGTATGTATGGCCATCTCAAAGGTAAAAGCGTTCCTGGTGAGAACATAATCGAAGTTATCGGTGAATTCAAGGCTGGAGACACGGTCATCCTCAGAAAAGGCCAGAAGATCGGACCGGGCATCGCTCTGGCAGACAGCGGTTCCCTGAAGGGTGCTGAGAAGGCCGTGAAGATACGCGATCTCAACGCGCCATCCGATACACCCGTTTCCCCGAAGGCGGATCTGAAGACATTCGTCGAGGCAAACAAGGATTACATAAAGAGGATCAGCAGGCATGCGGTCAGGGAGATCAAGAGGTTCCTGGATGAGAAGAATCAGAAGGGCCTTCCGATAACGGTCTCATTCTCCGGAGGTAAGGATTCCCTTGTGGCCTACGGTCTGGCCTCCCAGGTCTCGAAGGATATAGACCTGATGTACATCGACACGGGACTGGAGTTCCCGGAGACGGTGAACTATGTCAAGGCATTCGCCCTCGAGCATGGGAACAGGCTGCATCTTGCTGAAGGTAAGGATGGTTTCTGGGAGAATGTGGATACATTCGGCCCTCCTGCCAAGGACTTCAGATGGTGCTGCAAGGTGTGCAAGCTTGGCCCTACCACCGAGATGATCTCCAACGATTTCCCGAAGGGCACCATTACGGTGGAGGGCAACCGTTGGCTGGAGTCATATGCCCGTTCAACGATAGGTTTCGTCACCAAGAACCCGTTCGTCCCGAATCAGATTAACCTCAATCCGATCCGTTCCTGGTGTGCTGCGGAGGTGTGGTGTTACATACTCACCTTCGGGCTAGAGTACAACCCGCTGTACGACAGGGATTTCGAGAGGATAGGCTGCTATCTCTGTCCCTCATGTCTTTCAAGCGAGTGGAGGAACACCGGAAGGATCCATCCGGACCTGTACGGGAGATGGGAGGAATACCTCCACAGCTACGCCGAGGACAGAGGTCTGCCGAAGGAATACGCCGATATAGGCTTCTGGAGATGGAAGGTCCTCCCGCCGAAGATGATCCAACTGTCCGAGGAGATGCAGATATCTCTGAAACCCACCAAGGCCGCGGGCCCCAGCATGAGGATGCTGAAGGGAGCCTCGTCCTGTGCCGCAGGCGGTTATTCCATGGAAGCGATCGTCAATGTCCAGCACTCCAGGGACTTTTCCTATGTAGAGGATGCCCTCAGGACAGTGGGGGATGTGAAGTATTCCTCCGAGTTCGAGATCGCATTGCTGAAGATGCCGATAGGAAGGGCAAAGCTGTTCGGCGGAGGACAGGTCTCTATCACCGCCCCGGATGCTAAGAATTCCAAGAAGGTGTTCGAGAAGGCCGTCAAGGCATTGATCAGGGCCGAGCTGTGTACGGAATGCGGGATATGTGCGAAGAAGTGTCCCCGTCATGCCATAACGATAAAGGGCGGAATGAGGGTCGATCCCAACAGATGCAATTCCTGTGGCAGATGCGAGAGCTCCTGCATGGTCGTTCATTATTACGACAAGCTCATGGAGTCGGCCGGAGAAGGCCCTTCAGTTTGCCGTTCTTCTGTATCCCGTTCATAA